From the Rhea pennata isolate bPtePen1 chromosome 1, bPtePen1.pri, whole genome shotgun sequence genome, the window gattgaCACCTTCCATTTATGGAGGCCAGCAACTGTTTGTGCTTCCAGTATCTGATCCATTGCTGTAGTTGGACAGACACAAAGCCACTGATGTTAAGACAAAAGACCTTATTTACAGCTCCCAGTCTTGGTAGCTCATTatctgattttcagaataaagtttaaaaagggaagaaaaaacaatagcTACTTCAAAGGTCTCCAAAGATAAAAGGCAAATGTTTGACAGATCTCTCCCAGGCAGCTGGTGGGACAAAGAACTGAAGCTCTTACTTCTTAAAACACCTTCCTGTTGTTCTGCATGACTGATACCACATGGGTTACACTTGATATGAGTCAGAGAAGGGAGGCAGTGGAACAGTATGAAGTTAGAGCAATACTTGCTTATGTCCACCAGTCACAAAATAGGTTTCCTTTCTGAACCTCTACCATCTGGTGCAGAGGTCTGGTTTTGAGAACTTCACGATAAGCCTCGAGTTTTATCTTATGTTTGTGGCTTGTCCTCATTATAAATGCCTGGCAGATGGAGCAATGCAAGAGGGAGGGAACAGAACTTATGTATACTGGTCTCCAATATACAGGGGCAATTCAAATAATTAACACAGGTCTTTTGACTAAACTTAGATTCTTCTTTTCACCAGCTGCTGGTCAGGCCAACATACACActattgtttttctgaaaattgacTTTTCCTCATCAGATCAAAACATAACCTAAGACTTACAGACACACCTTTCCACAAGagctgtttgaaatatttttaaatgcttttatttacagTGCTAGTtgaaaacaatatatatatttatatctatcATCCTTGTGATGTTTGTGCCATAGAAAATGCTGTGGCTGTATTGCcttaatttacaaaaaaaatggtCACAAGAGAATCTGAagggaaaaatggaaatcaaAGTTTGGTCCTCAATTGTTTAtctcttcatttgtttttaaaaaagcctccaaattaaaaaatatgtagttCAGATGAAATTCGTATATAAAAACAACCTTTACCTTCTGAAAAAATTCACGAGGGCCAGCTTGCTGTCTGTCATGTAAActtaaaaaaaggttaaaataaattctgtctCTGCATGTGGTTTAATAGAAACATTATTTGCTTGTAATattctttttgtctctcaggGTTCAATGGGAAAGAAGATGAGACCTAGGACTGGAAAATGCACCATGAGATCTGTGCCCACAGCCTCCTGGATCCAGGGAGGATATCTGACAGCAGGTCTGAGAAGCAGAAGCCGGTAAGAATCTCAATCGTATTTGTGAAAAGAGAGGGCAAGTGAAAAGGAATGAGACGTGTTTGCCGTGTGAGAAGTTTGGCATACGGGCTTGGTAAGATTACTTACTGGGGGACAGGAAAAGATGAGATTCTTGAGGGAAAAGGATCATTTGTAAGTGGGGCACAGCTGAAAGGATGTGATGGACTAGAATAATTTCAGCTGTCATAGATGGGCTAGATCTTCAGGTGGGAAGGAAACTGCTGTCTTCCCTGTCTGAGAGCATTTCTCATCTTTCCTCATCTGAGACTGTGGGAAGCCAGAGGCTAATAATGGACAGTGCAAGCATGGGCTGGAATGGAGGTGGAGAGGTGGACGGAACAGAAAAGATGGGAGGGAAGGACTCAAGCTGAAGATCCgttttctgtcttctgtctcTTTGGATCCACTTCATCCTAtataggagaaagaaaaggaagaaaaggtgctacCATCAGTCACCACCCCTAGGGATGTAATTTCTCCATGAGATTCTTACTGCTGCTCGTTCCTCCACACGGAAATGCTTGTTTGGCCTTCCCTAAATCCACTCTTCTTTACAGCATCTTTGAGTGCCTGACATTCAGCTGTTCTGTTAATTGTAATGGTTAAGATATGCACAGCTCCACTTGTAAGGATACCTGCTGTGTTACTTTCAGCAGATATGTAAGCCCAGACTCATACCACCTCAGACAGATCTCGAGATCAACCTTAAAAGTCCATCTGGAATTCAGCTTCTGGCCTGAAGCATGGAAATCACTGCTCTTCTAAGGATCAACACCCAGCACAATCTAAAGCACCTTGACTGCTGGGGGGAAGGACCTGGATCAGTTCCACAAAGGGTCTATGAGGTTTTGTTATTCCCTTGCCACATCAGATTTTTTGGCCCAGTGAAGCAGCAATGAGACCTGAGGCTGATTTGAGATACTCCGCAATTGCATCTACATGGATTTCATCAGCTCACAGCAAGTAGCCTAGTTTCTTCTCACTGTCATTACCCCAAGACTATCAcgcacctcttcctcctctgcagatCGTTTTTCTGCATGTCCATCCTGCTCTTGCCCATTCTCATCTCCATCTaagcacaaacaaaaaaggaaatcacAAATTAACTGAGGCAGCTTTTAGGAGAATCTAATCTCAGTCTGAGGGCTCAAAGGAGGAATTTGCCTCTATGATCTTCCATACTCCCACAGTCTGATTCCTCCCATTTCCCTCAAGATGATGACTCCCACCTTCATCCTCATCACCACCTTCATCTTCATCCACATCCTCAGGAttctcttcctcatcctcttcaGCGCCATTTTCTTCATCCTGAGTAAAACAAATTGTTCAGAGCAGAAATCAGCATCAGTCTGATATTCCCATGCTGTCTTTGCTGCGAGCACAAGTATGATCTCCATAGCCCTGGAATAGTCTCGTGTTGGATACACATCAAGTAAGTGACTTCTGCACTGTTACTCAGACCTTGTCATTTCCAGCATCCCAGCTAATTCACACAACTGAAACCCTCCTCCCAGCCTGCATCCCTTACAAAACCAACCCTTCCAATCCCTCCCCACCAGCCCAGCCTCCATGACTTCCACAAGTTTATAAATTCCAACAAGCTGCTGAAATCCCTTCTCAACAGTCAAAACATCTCTCTGGTTACCCATGTGACTTATGGGTCATGTAGACCATGTGACTGCTTGTAACACACCTGCTTTCAGATTCCTTCTGACCTTCAACAATTTGCATCTCCTCACTGTTTTCCTAAGTTCGTACTCCTTATGCACCTCAGAGTACTCTCAGTAGGGATAAGACTATATTCCCAATGCCACCTCCCACCAGCCCTTGTCTTCATGCTCCTCTTTGATCCTTCTTCCCATTGGGCCACTGGCTAAGCTCCCTAAATCTTTCAAGGCTCGTTCTCCACATCTATCCTAGAGCTCATTCTTCATTTGCCCTTCTCCCTTATGAGCTCCACTGGCCTGCcctctctttttaattaatctCTCACTTTCCCTTCATATTCACAAACTGAAGTTCCCCAGCTAGCCTCCCCTTACAAAATCCTCCCAGACTCCTCTCAGTGTATGCCCCACAGAAGGGCTCTACTGGGCCTCACCTCTGCTatctccttcttcttttctttgtggactgttttctcttctagtttttctttcttttctttcatttcctatatgcaaaatgagaaaaatcattcCAGTTGTCCACagcaagaaatagaaaatactagAACGCTTAGTTTTAAATAAAGGGGGTTTAGAAAGGAGATACaaaataatgaagagaaaaaacataaattagGCATTACATCTGCCCTGccagttctgcagaaaagcagtcAATAACatagaaaagctgaaaatacacgtgagaattacttttatttggaaaaaaaaggagaaaaatcttaaGTTACATTAAACAGGGAAGTTTTCCTCTGAAACACGGGCCTGAGGCCGGAGCCAACGAGCGAGCGGCAGAGGCATACGCCGGCCCTCCCATCAGCCTTACCCCCACTGCCCGCTAGGGGCTGCGCAGGCTCGGCCTCCCCAacggccgctgcccgccgccgggcaCGAGCCTTGGCCCGCGCCGTGCCCCGCCCGCGGCCAcccggcgccgggggcagcgcccCAGCCCAGCGGCCTCCTGCCTCGCCAGACGCTGTTTTGGAGGGGTTACAGTGTGCTTTCTTCCCGCACTCAGGGTCACGTAAAAGTTCTCCGAATTTGCTGGCGCACAACAGACGCGCGGTCGGCTCGTCTGGGACTGCGCCCGAAGCTACTGGTTCCCAGCACCTGTAGCAAGGAGACTCCAGGCCTTCTGGCACGGTAACTTCCCAGCCTCCGATACCCTcatgagtttgcagtggtttcTACGCTCTGCCTAAAGAGGTCAAGCTCTGGGGAGGCAATCAGAGGCCTCAGTCTCCCAGCCTCACTGAAGCTGTAACTGATTAGAGCTATCTGTAAGTGCGCAAAGGGCATGACAAGCTGACCAGGACTGTTTAGGCtggaagggaagagggcagagacTGGATTTCAGGGCTCTGAAGCCATCCCATCCCTTCCAGTTTAGGAGCTTGGCACCTCTCAGCTGGGACACTGAATTAGATTGGACACTTGCATGCCAGGGAGCCCACTGCTGAGGAGGCAATGACCACAGAAATCTCACCCTAAGTAACACAGGAGCCTCAAGGAGTCTCTACAGCTTCCGTTTCTGCCAGGCAAAAAGCGTTTCTGGAGAAGAGGACGCAAGAGGATCAGCTCTAGTCGTGACATCTACCCCATGTTCCCTGTTGCCACCAGGGTTTTGAGTAAAGACTCTTGTTATTCGGACTGCTAGGTAGTAAAAAACCGCGGAGCCACATGCTACGTTATTTAGGATCTTTGTCATTCATCCTTCCCACTCCTTTTCAGGAGGTAAGCGTCTGCCTAAGCTTGCAATGAGCACAAGGAACTACAGCCACTCTTTGATCCTCGCAACAGCGCAGCAGCTGAGCTTCCGGTGGCCTTCTAGTCTTTTAcgatttggggtttttctttgtCCAAATGCAGTAACAACTTAGGTCTACCCGAGGAGCGTAAGTCACCGGGGTCGCATCTGCTCCCTCCACACTGCCGGTCCAGCCCTGCCCCCAACCCTCCTGTCCGCGCTCTTCCCCGCTCATTTCTCCGCTCAACTCCATTAACCCTTCCTAGCGGATCTGCCAAAACCACCGCTCGGGACGCAAAGACGCCCCTAAGGAGGTAACTCTTGCCCCTGACGAGAGCCCCGGCGCCGCTGACGCCAGTGCGACGCACGGGGGGCCGCCCGGCTGCTCTTTCGCCTACATTTGGGATCGCTCGCCCGTGACTTTCCCCGCGCGGCGCAGTCCGCACACGGCCCgcgagccgcgccgagccgagccgagccgagccgagccgcgccgcgcgccccctccccccgcgcgcgcgcgggcaCTGGCGCCCTGCGTCCCGCCCCGCGCACAGCCGCGCGCGCCCCCCTGCTGGCCGGGCATCTCCGAGCGTGCGGGGCCGCGCGACgctccccccaacacacacacaccccgcgcgcccccgctgcggcggcgggACCGGCCCCCTGGCTCCGGCGAGCGGGCGCGGAGAACCCCAGTGAGCACTCAGCGAGGtgaggagggcagggagggggcagcggcTCTCGggcaggggggagaggggggcggCAGAGCGGCGGGTCCCGGGCAGCGGGCGTGGAGGCAGCGAAGGGACCCTGAGCCGGGGATGAGTGAGGAAGATCGCCGTGCTCTCCCAGTCCCAGTGTCTCCACGCGGGGCGCTTCCCAGGTCGGGGAGCGGGACAGAGGGGAGCCGGAGGGGTCGAGGACGGGGGGAGGTGAGCAGGCTAGCGCGGGAGGGAGGCTGAGGGTCTCACCTTGGCACTCAGCTCCGCTGGCGCCTCCTCTAGGCGTTTTTCCGACATCCTGGTACGGGAGCGAGAGGCGAAGGGAAGGGGCCAGTCGGAAATGTCCAGAGACCCCTGTGGAGAGCGAGCGGGGCCGAGAGCGAGGGGTCCAGCAGGGAGCACAAAGTCCCGGCGATCCAAAGGCCAGAGACTGCAGCTCCCGCCCAGGGGGCCAAAGTACCAGGGTCTCCCGTGATGGGGGATACGCTGGAGAAGGGGATTTATACACCACTTGGTGACGAGGGAAGGAGGGACCtagggaagggaggggagagggactgggagggaggagagagggaggagagaaaggctGCTGGAAAGAGCGGAATACCGAGAACAATGCGCGCCTAGCTCTTGGCAAACGCCTGTGAGCGGGGGACAGCAGCGGGGTGGTCTGGAGGTCGAAGGGGGCTTAAGATGGGAGCTGCTACCCTGACCTTGGAGGGATCACTGCTCCTGACAGCTCCGTGCTCTGCCCTCCCCCTTGCACGGTTGACTGGGGACATCTCAGCAGTGTCCCACACACAGTGGCATGCCATTGCTGCCACACAAGCACTGAGGAGACAGTGAACATGTGAACATGCAGTAGCAACTGAGCTGAAGCCTGCTGATGCGGGCAttgtgctgcagctgccaggCCTGGCCAGGCCGGACGCAGGGTGGGGGTGTGAAGTGCAGATGTCCTGCCCTCGTTTTGCCCCTAAACAGTTGACTCCTGCCCATACTGGACAGCACAGGGCTCTGTGTAGCCCCCTGCTGCTCGTAGCCAGGATGGACAACAGTGAGGCCCTGCCACTGGGAAAACTGAGCTATCTGCCCCAGACCCAGCGTCTCTGCGACACAGTCTGGGGATGCTGTCATACAGCTTAACCACGCCTCCTGCTAGCAAAGGAGACCCCTCATGGTCCAGAGCGACAAGCAAGCAGATCCATTCATGCTTCTCCCCTGCATGCCAGCCCATCGGACGCCTCTGCTGCAGGGTGGGGAAACACGAGGACCAAGGAAGAGGGGAGTGCCCTGCCTCAAGATGCCTGCCAGTCCCGACCACGGCGAGGCCAGCCTGGGGGCAGAGTTCCGGCCTCTGGTcggccgggcctcgcccaggaggagctggaggaggcagCGAGGCCGGCGGCAGCCGGCGCGGGCCGTGCCCAGCAGGAGGTgctgcggggcgggcggcggatGTCGCAGCGGGGCTGTGTGGGAGGGCAGCGCTGGCGACGGTCTCGCTCATGCTTCCTCCCGCCTGGAATTTTCCACTCCAGCTGCCTGCCCTCCCCCTGGAATCGCTCCCAGCTCCTCCCGCCGCCCCATCGGCCCGTGTCCTGCCGGGCAGGCGCCCGCCCGGGCCGGATCCCGCGCGGCAACcgggcggggtgggggcggggcgggaACCCGCTTTTCCCGCGCTCCGAGCTGCAGCGGAGGGAGAAGGCGGGGCGCGACACGGCTCGCGCGCGCTGGTGGGGGGAGGGTTAGCGAGTGCATCCTTGTTCCCCATATAAGGAGGGACTAATGATGGTCTTCTGATTGGGCGATTCAAATGAGCCGTCTGCCTGGCAACAGCCCTCTCATTGGTTGGCGGGAGGGAAGGGCCCGGGGGGGAGGGGTGCAGGAACGTTTGTGCGGCGCGGAGGGCGGGGCCTCTCGCACGTGGGGCTGAGGGGAAGGCGCGCGAGGGAGCGGCGTCACGGTCGCCGGGGCTGCGGCCCTTCTCAGCACGCCCAGGGCACAGCGGAGCTCAGCAGTGACCCGGGACAGGACCCTTCCCATTTCCTCACGGGAGCTGCCCTCATGCTGTGAGGCATAGGTCCTGGCTCACATCCCCGGCTGGTTGTTAGGACTAGATGGAGATTTTTCAAAGCACATGGGCACCTTCGGGGGCAAATAGCATGTCCCAGCATTTAAACTGGAGCCCTTGGTTGTGCGAGTAGGGCTCTCCTGTGGATCCCTGCGCTTTGCGGTCAACATTTTGATAACTTTATTGATCGCATTTATCTTAGTACAGCAGATACTACAGCAGTAGTCAAGGATCGCTTTGAGTGTGGAGATTTGCAGTGGATGCTGCAGGCACAAGGAGGGCGACACAGCCGGCAGCCCGACGACATGGCAGTGTGTTACAGTGCTCTTTTTTGAGGGCAATCTTTTTATCGTGTTTTCATTTCTGCCCCGAGTCAGGCCAGGCAGAGCCTAGTATCCTGGCTGCAGGCATCTGTGCCGAATCCCTGATGCTGCCAGGGAGATTCAGGTCATTAGCAACATTTCTGGTTCATCCAGGGGCTGAGCAAAGGGAGCAGCCAGAGCCCCGAGCAGGAAAGCTCACGTATGATAAGATGTGCAACACTGACACCTGCTGTCTCTCTGGCAACATTATACTGGCAATCTCCAGGCCTGAAGAGGAGATGGGGCTGCCAGGACATTGGATTTTGCCATAAGGTTACTATATCTGTTCTTGCCCAGGGTCAGGAGTGGTGGTGTTTGCAGTGATTTGGGGCAGGGTATGAAAAGGTAAGTGATAAAAGGCAAGGCCTTCCAGCAATAGGGCTGTAATTCTTAAGTGAAAATCTTTTCTACAGAATGATGGCTTGTGTCTTTCAGCTACAAAGActtgttaataaataaatgtccCTATAGCCATGCTTCATACTTCTGTCCAACAGTTTGAACAGACCAGGATGACCAAattcccttttcatttcctaGAAGGTTTATATTAACTTATCACAGGATACATGCACACAAAGAAATCTGCATGCATTTGCCAGTTTAAATACAAGAGTAAgcaggcaaataaaaatatgtgaatGGCTACCACCTACATGCACATACTCATTGATTCCAGGCAAGGTTATTAATCCAGCTATTTGGAAAACATATATCATAAAAACTCAGTAAATCTCAGTGCTAAGTCTGAATTTAGAACCTGTGCTCTAGTTTAGTGAGATCAGTTTGAACatctaataaaaaatacctcctagaagaaagtgagaaagagaCTGAATAAATTATAATGAGTGATGGGAAAGTAGGAGGACCCCACCTTGTCATCTCTTTTCTCCACAGTTACAGCTGTTGGTCTCCAATGATGCGATGAATCTACCAACATTTTCTCCCTAGCCACATACAGTGCACAGTGCCTCCTCCAAAGAACTTGTAATGCAACGCAGACACACACATCTAGACAAGTACCAAAAAGGCAAATTgtgaaaatacattcatttttttttcttcctgttttataAGCCCCTCTAACCAACCTCTCAAGCCTAGCTGCTAGCAGCATTCAAGCCCTGGTTTGGTTCAAGTGCCCTTCTTTCATCCCTCtcttttgcagggaaaaaaagcttcattcCTAGAGATAAACCCAACATAGGAGCCAAAAAGTATGAAGTAGCCAATTGTCATTCTTATTTGCTTCTCCCTGTCAGGAGACAGACGACTCATTTCTCTTTACCAGTGCAGGCTTTTCATCCCTTCCTTTATATGGTCAGCTACTGAAAACGCAAAACTACATCAACGCACATCTTATAGCAGAGACATTTTCATACTAATGCACAAATCAGCGCTGGCACAACAGCCTCGAGGGCAGAAAGCAACAGATACGCTTGTGATGTACCTGTGCCCAAAGAGCTTTGTTGATAAAACACCCACAGATACAAATACACAAACACCTGTTGGTTAAGACAAGTTTTCTTTCCTACAAACTGTTAGATGGAACCATGTGGTTGGCTCTGCAAGCTGATGACCTCTTCGTTTCCCCTCAGTACATTTTAGTACCTTCAGTGTGCATCCTTACCTTTTGCTATCCACATTTCATCATATTGTTTGCTATTACTACCTAATCTGACCCTTTTTACCTTTTCCCTCATATCTGTATTCTTATCAGCATTCTTAAGtacaaaatttgttttacatcgcattttcattttccatgtgTCCATTTTTCCCTTACGGGCCTGTATCAGgtataatttcttttatatcCTATGTGAAACTCTTCTCCGTTCCTTGTAGCATGCCTTTTTCTGCATCCCAGCTATGCTTGCCTTTCAATCCTGACTGAGATGTTGTCTTCCAGTGTGCAGCTGCTTTGCTTGGATCCTGAGGGCATTCCCATAACCTATCCCTGGTTTTTATGTTCTTCCATCACATTGTGGTACTCTAATCTGCCGGATCTGTTTGCAACTGGATCAACTCTCTTCTCCCATCTGTATTTGTCTCTTTGTTGCAAATGCAACTGTATTCATGGAGTATGTACATAGGAGTCCTTTTTCATATGTGCTGTCATCTGCTTCAAGTTGCTTTGCAAACTTGGCAGAATTGTCTCCATCCTTTTAGGAGTCATATGCCCTTAAATAAAATTAGAGACGTACATAAGTTACATGATACAGCTCTGTATGGGAAAGTAGACAATATGCATGTCTGTATGCAGCTTGGAGAACAGTATGAATGTAGTTTGTATGATAAATTACGATTTTTGTGCTGCAGCTTTTTCATGCTATGTGTTTGTGCaggtgtgtgcatgtatatgcatgtatatgcatatgcatatatatacgCGCAAGTTTTTGTACTGTGATATTTGTTATTTGCATATACTTTTTTGAATATAGAAAGTATGATGTTTTTCTGCTGATGCATGTTTCAGGTTTGCACCTACATGTCTTTGTATGCAAGCATGTGCTTGTGTATGAGTGTGGAGTTTTATATGtacagtatatatttttctacttctaGTATATGCAgggtgtgtgtggtgtgtgaTTTGAGTTGTGTGCATGCACCTAGAAGCAAATATttgtacatttctttttaatagcttgCCAGTCTTGTTGCCTTATCCTGCTTAGTGGGGGAGGGCAGTTTGTAGGTTATATTGAAGGCTGAGCTAACTTGAGATGTTTTCTgagcaacagcaaaacaataCTGGACATTTCAAGAATTTTGTTGTAAAGTAACTCATAAATGGTTCTAAAATTCTTCCAAACTGTTAGCTGAACAGCAAGGGAGCAGAAGACCATATATTTGCATTAGCTTttcatatatttacataaattcaGACACAGACAGTATTTACACTTTCACTTAAAGTGAGACTAGTAAAATTTCAGTGTGAGGAGGGAATGTATTtgcatgtatgcatgtgttTAATCCATGCTGATCATCTTTCTGTCTTGTGTTCATTAAAAATCCAAGCAGATtattgatttttgttcttttgtgaTGTTGTATCCTGAAGTCAAAAGGAAATGCTGCAGAATTCAACAACTGGCTCAGCTTTGCATTGGGAAATGGCTTCTTGAGGTGCAACAAATAATAAGCATTGACCGTGGCTGGGAAAACAGGGTAGAGAACATGGTAAGAAGAAAGATGAGTAGAAGGGAGTGACTAAAGAGTGACTCTGTCTCACCGACAGAGCCTGCAAGAAGATTAGAAAGGCGGGAAGGTGTTGaatcatattttttctgaacttgTCTTCACTGTCATAGCACAGATGGAGATGTGGTTCTCACAGTATGACAAGCACATCCTTAACAcaagcaaaatattctgaaagtaATCACTGCTGTGCAACACAAACTGCAGCTGTCATAAGCTAGCTCTAGCATCCCAAATTGTCATGTCTGAGGATCAAATCAGAGCTGCCCTTCATTCAGGGTGCCTTTCATCTGAGGTCAGAATCAGTTGTTGGGTGAGGATTACGTAACAGGCACAGATGAAGGGAACCAATGAGGAAATGGCTGTGGGTAGCTCTAACTTCTGATAACCAGAATTTCTTTGTCTTATAGGTGTCCACAGGGGCCCTGGAACATTTGGATACataaagaa encodes:
- the PTMS gene encoding parathymosin encodes the protein MSEKRLEEAPAELSAKEMKEKKEKLEEKTVHKEKKKEIAEDEENGAEEDEEENPEDVDEDEGGDEDEDGDENGQEQDGHAEKRSAEEEEDEVDPKRQKTENGSSA